One segment of Shewanella piezotolerans WP3 DNA contains the following:
- a CDS encoding DUF4265 domain-containing protein, translating into MSELVKIRIELPPENILNASSETLWAKPLGKGLFKLQNSPFGAYGYSFEDVVIADDNEVPTVLGVHENSGHSTYRILLKDGILNTDEFSQAWGELESIGCTYEGSQSKLLAIDVPADTDIFHAYKLLEAGEEAELWEFEEAKCAHNIEA; encoded by the coding sequence GTGAGCGAATTAGTAAAAATTAGAATTGAGTTGCCGCCTGAGAATATTCTCAATGCATCTTCCGAAACACTTTGGGCTAAACCACTTGGGAAGGGGCTGTTTAAACTCCAAAATTCACCATTTGGAGCTTATGGCTATAGCTTTGAAGATGTTGTAATTGCCGATGATAATGAAGTGCCTACGGTGTTGGGTGTTCATGAAAATTCAGGGCACTCTACCTATCGTATATTGCTAAAGGATGGAATACTAAACACAGATGAGTTTTCCCAAGCTTGGGGGGAATTAGAAAGTATAGGCTGTACCTATGAAGGCTCTCAGTCAAAATTATTAGCTATTGATGTTCCTGCCGATACAGATATTTTCCACGCTTATAAACTACTTGAGGCAGGTGAAGAAGCTGAACTTTGGGAATTCGAAGAAGCTAAATGTGCTCATAATATCGAAGCCTAA
- the mmsB gene encoding 3-hydroxyisobutyrate dehydrogenase encodes MSTVAFIGLGNMGGPMAVNLIKAGFTVRVFDLVPAAMQALAEQGALTATSACGAAAGSDIVVTMLPAGKHVRSLYVGDADNKGLIDVVGKGTLLIDCSTIDADSARFVANHAADKGLEFIDAPVSGGTAGAAAGTLTFICGGTDNAFEQAQGVLTAMGANIFHAGGPGAGQVAKICNNMLLSVLMVATSESLQMGVDHGLDPKVLSDIMKVSSGGNWTLDKYNPCPGVMESVPSSNDYQGGFMVDLMVKDLGLSQEAALLSNSSTPMGALARSLYVNHARKGNGKRDFSSIFEQFAPSSSE; translated from the coding sequence ATGAGTACTGTTGCATTTATTGGTTTAGGAAACATGGGCGGCCCAATGGCCGTTAATCTAATTAAAGCGGGCTTTACTGTTAGAGTGTTTGACTTGGTTCCTGCGGCGATGCAAGCGTTAGCCGAGCAAGGCGCACTCACTGCAACCAGTGCATGTGGCGCTGCAGCTGGTAGCGATATCGTGGTGACTATGTTACCTGCAGGCAAACACGTGCGTAGCCTTTATGTTGGCGATGCTGATAACAAGGGGCTTATCGATGTGGTGGGTAAGGGAACCTTACTGATTGATTGCTCGACTATCGATGCTGACAGCGCTCGTTTTGTGGCAAACCATGCTGCTGATAAAGGCCTCGAATTTATTGATGCACCAGTCTCTGGCGGTACAGCAGGCGCTGCTGCTGGCACACTGACCTTTATTTGTGGCGGAACAGATAATGCCTTTGAGCAGGCACAAGGTGTACTAACCGCAATGGGGGCGAATATCTTCCATGCAGGTGGTCCAGGCGCAGGACAAGTGGCCAAGATCTGTAATAACATGCTGTTGTCGGTATTAATGGTGGCGACATCTGAATCTTTGCAGATGGGGGTTGATCATGGACTCGACCCAAAAGTGCTTTCTGACATCATGAAGGTCAGTAGTGGTGGTAATTGGACGCTAGATAAATATAATCCTTGCCCAGGGGTAATGGAATCGGTACCGTCATCCAACGATTATCAAGGTGGCTTTATGGTTGACTTGATGGTGAAAGATTTAGGATTAAGCCAAGAAGCGGCATTGCTATCTAATTCAAGTACGCCAATGGGAGCCTTAGCGCGCAGCCTTTATGTGAATCATGCACGTAAAGGCAACGGCAAACGAGATTTTTCGAGTATTTTTGAGCAGTTTGCTCCTAGCTCATCAGAGTAA
- a CDS encoding ABC-F family ATPase, which translates to MITTANITMQFGSKPLFENISIKFGGGNRYGLIGANGCGKSTFMKILAGDLEPTSGNVSLDVNERLGKLSQNQFGYEEFNVVDTVIMGHAELWEVKKERDRIYSLPEMTEEDGIKVADLEMEFAEMDGYTAESRAGELLMGVGIGVDQHFGLMSEIAPGFKLRVLLAQALFSDPDVLLLDEPTNNLDIDTIRWLQEMLNQRNSTMIIISHDRYFLNSVCTHMADLDYGDIRVFPGNYDEYMMAAQQSRERLMSDNAKKKAQIAELQGFVARFSANASKAKQATSRAKLIDKIKLDEVKASSRVNPFIRFEQEKKLFRNALIVEDLAKGFDEQLFKDLNIIAEVGERIAILGDNGVGKTTLLRTLVHDIPQDSGTIQWSENSSIGYYAQDHESDFENDMTLFEWMSQWRKPEDDDQSVRGYLGRMLFGSDDIKKSVKVLSGGEKGRMLFGKLIMQKPNILLLDEPTNHMDMESIESLNNALEMYEGTLLFVSHDRAFVSSLANRIIEITPNGVNDFKGTYDEFLVSKGVVEG; encoded by the coding sequence TTGATTACTACAGCTAACATCACCATGCAGTTTGGCTCTAAGCCACTGTTTGAAAACATCTCAATTAAGTTTGGCGGCGGCAACCGTTACGGTTTAATCGGCGCCAACGGTTGTGGTAAATCAACCTTTATGAAGATCCTTGCCGGTGATCTAGAGCCTACATCAGGTAACGTTTCATTAGATGTTAATGAGCGTTTAGGTAAGTTGAGCCAGAACCAGTTTGGTTACGAAGAGTTCAACGTAGTTGATACTGTGATCATGGGACACGCCGAGCTTTGGGAAGTGAAGAAAGAGCGAGATCGTATCTACTCTCTGCCTGAAATGACTGAAGAAGACGGTATTAAAGTTGCCGATCTTGAGATGGAATTTGCAGAGATGGACGGTTACACCGCTGAATCTCGCGCTGGCGAACTGCTAATGGGCGTGGGGATTGGTGTTGACCAGCACTTCGGCCTAATGAGCGAAATTGCACCAGGCTTTAAGTTACGAGTACTTTTGGCACAAGCACTATTCTCAGATCCAGATGTACTGCTACTTGACGAACCAACCAACAACTTGGACATCGACACCATTCGTTGGTTGCAAGAGATGCTGAACCAGCGTAACAGCACCATGATTATCATCTCGCACGATAGATATTTCTTGAACTCTGTATGTACTCATATGGCTGACTTGGATTACGGTGATATCCGCGTATTCCCAGGTAACTACGATGAGTACATGATGGCTGCACAACAGTCACGTGAGCGTTTGATGTCTGACAACGCTAAGAAGAAAGCACAGATTGCTGAACTTCAAGGCTTCGTGGCGCGTTTCTCTGCTAACGCATCTAAAGCAAAGCAAGCGACATCTCGTGCTAAGCTAATCGACAAAATTAAGCTTGATGAAGTTAAAGCTTCTAGTCGAGTAAACCCGTTTATTCGTTTTGAACAAGAGAAGAAATTGTTCCGTAATGCTTTGATTGTTGAAGATCTAGCAAAAGGCTTTGATGAGCAGTTATTTAAAGATCTTAATATCATTGCCGAAGTGGGTGAGCGTATCGCCATTTTGGGTGACAACGGTGTGGGTAAAACCACCTTGTTACGTACTTTAGTACACGATATCCCACAAGATAGCGGTACTATTCAGTGGTCTGAAAACTCATCGATTGGTTACTACGCTCAGGATCATGAGTCAGATTTCGAAAACGACATGACCTTGTTTGAGTGGATGAGCCAGTGGCGCAAGCCAGAAGATGATGACCAATCTGTACGTGGTTACTTAGGCCGTATGCTATTTGGCTCTGACGATATTAAGAAGTCAGTCAAAGTGCTTTCAGGTGGTGAAAAGGGTCGCATGCTATTTGGTAAGCTTATTATGCAAAAGCCAAACATCTTGCTACTTGATGAGCCAACCAACCATATGGATATGGAATCAATTGAGTCGCTCAACAACGCACTTGAGATGTATGAAGGTACATTGCTGTTTGTCAGCCATGACCGTGCATTCGTATCATCACTGGCCAACCGTATTATTGAGATCACACCAAATGGTGTAAATGATTTCAAAGGAACATATGATGAGTTCCTAGTGAGCAAAGGTGTTGTTGAAGGTTAA
- a CDS encoding DUF4365 domain-containing protein yields MQRPIIIENNMLEADSEQHFRSVMPRGWTADKPNPDIGVDLVVGIIEGNRASSRELVVQLKASQESNVTSDGENERVTLDVSTYNYLWDLLPVALLVKYVASEQVSYWQLLSQVPEPNQENLTMTVKIPRSQVLNAESWQVIRRYVEAVHLRKLGARERVDLAQFT; encoded by the coding sequence ATGCAACGACCGATAATAATTGAAAATAATATGCTAGAAGCTGATTCTGAACAGCATTTTAGGTCTGTGATGCCAAGAGGTTGGACTGCTGATAAGCCGAATCCAGATATTGGTGTAGACTTGGTAGTTGGTATAATTGAAGGCAATCGTGCGTCTTCAAGAGAGTTGGTTGTTCAGTTAAAAGCATCACAAGAATCAAATGTCACTTCTGACGGGGAAAATGAGCGGGTAACATTAGATGTATCAACATATAACTATTTATGGGATCTTTTACCTGTAGCACTACTTGTGAAGTATGTAGCTTCAGAGCAGGTTTCCTACTGGCAGCTTTTAAGTCAAGTGCCTGAACCCAACCAAGAAAACTTAACCATGACGGTTAAAATTCCGCGTTCACAGGTTCTAAATGCTGAGAGCTGGCAAGTAATTAGACGCTACGTTGAAGCTGTTCACTTAAGAAAACTAGGTGCTAGAGAAAGAGTTGATTTAGCACAATTCACCTAA
- a CDS encoding heavy metal translocating P-type ATPase, with amino-acid sequence MKTINLYVPSMSCASCVSKIESAFAQANKQTEIGTDISARVNLADKQVQVFGEITIDTAIGLIEDVGYQAELLKDPRKGAQQKQADEAKEYKTRLFQAAVGLGLGVPLMLWGLLGGEMMVNNSTQQLSWGIVGLVTLVVMLTTGRHFYQGMWRAIKARSANMDTLIALGTSAAWIYSMLVVATPQWFPADTRHVYFEASVMILGLINLGHALELRARGKTSEAVQRLLGLQVNTAIRITDAGDEEVEINQLNLGDKLRLRPGDRVALDGEIVSGHTLINESMLTGEPVPVHKAEGDSVNAGTINGNGCLIYRVTAGEKDTKLAKIIELVQQAQTSKMPIGRLTDKISAYFVPAVILIALFSAVIWYLTGPEPALSHALVVLTSVLIIACPCALGLATPMSIMASVGRAAQLGVLVRNGEALQTASQITTVVLDKTGTITQGSPEVTEFIVLQPKYDEQNLLSDIAALEQHSEHPLASAIVAKAKQASMTLIEPEQFTNLQGRGITGTVNSAEYAIGNQSLMQHIGIDDVSAYQQQIGRLAHQGKTPVFVAKNQRLIAMIAISDPIKEDAIEAISAMKNSGLKVVLLTGDNQQTANAVADIVGITTVFANVLPEQKQQKVLELQQNGEVVAMVGDGINDAPALMSADIGLAMGSGTEIAIESADFTLLSARLMVVAETLLLAKASMRNIKQNLFGAFIYNSLGIPLAAGVLFPFTGMLLSPVVAGAAMALSSLTVVTNANRLRKEKLM; translated from the coding sequence ATGAAAACGATAAACCTATACGTGCCCAGTATGAGCTGCGCAAGCTGTGTCTCAAAAATAGAGTCAGCATTTGCACAAGCAAACAAACAAACCGAGATTGGCACTGACATTAGCGCTAGGGTCAATCTTGCAGATAAGCAGGTGCAAGTCTTTGGTGAGATCACCATTGATACTGCGATAGGGCTAATTGAAGACGTCGGCTATCAAGCTGAATTACTAAAAGATCCCCGCAAAGGCGCACAGCAAAAACAGGCTGACGAAGCTAAAGAGTATAAAACTCGTTTATTTCAAGCTGCTGTCGGGCTTGGATTAGGGGTACCGTTAATGCTGTGGGGACTGCTTGGTGGTGAGATGATGGTCAATAACTCGACTCAGCAATTAAGTTGGGGGATTGTTGGTCTGGTGACCTTGGTCGTTATGTTAACCACAGGGCGTCATTTTTACCAAGGCATGTGGAGAGCAATAAAAGCGCGCAGTGCGAACATGGACACTTTAATTGCCTTAGGCACTAGTGCCGCATGGATATATTCAATGTTAGTGGTGGCCACGCCGCAATGGTTTCCAGCAGACACTCGCCATGTCTATTTTGAGGCTAGCGTGATGATTTTGGGCTTAATTAATCTCGGTCACGCTCTTGAGCTTAGAGCACGAGGGAAAACCAGCGAAGCTGTGCAGCGACTATTAGGATTGCAAGTAAACACCGCAATTCGGATAACTGATGCTGGTGATGAAGAGGTCGAGATAAACCAACTGAATCTGGGAGATAAATTACGCTTAAGACCCGGTGACAGGGTTGCACTCGACGGCGAGATAGTGAGCGGACACACCCTGATCAATGAATCGATGTTAACAGGTGAGCCAGTGCCTGTTCACAAAGCTGAGGGTGACAGTGTTAATGCAGGTACTATTAACGGTAATGGTTGCCTAATTTACCGCGTCACAGCGGGTGAAAAAGATACCAAACTTGCCAAAATTATTGAACTGGTGCAGCAAGCGCAAACCTCTAAAATGCCAATTGGCCGCTTAACCGACAAAATATCAGCCTACTTTGTGCCAGCGGTTATCTTAATTGCGCTGTTTAGCGCCGTTATTTGGTATCTTACAGGTCCAGAACCTGCTTTATCACATGCGTTAGTAGTACTAACAAGTGTGCTTATCATTGCCTGTCCCTGTGCACTCGGGTTGGCAACGCCTATGTCAATTATGGCCTCAGTGGGCCGCGCTGCGCAGCTCGGGGTTCTAGTAAGAAATGGTGAAGCGCTGCAAACCGCAAGCCAAATCACCACTGTAGTGCTAGACAAAACAGGTACTATTACCCAAGGCTCGCCAGAAGTTACTGAATTTATTGTGTTACAGCCTAAATATGATGAGCAAAACCTTCTCAGTGATATTGCCGCTTTAGAACAGCACTCTGAGCATCCACTTGCCAGTGCGATTGTAGCAAAGGCTAAGCAGGCGAGTATGACTCTGATAGAGCCCGAACAATTCACTAACCTGCAGGGGCGTGGCATCACTGGCACGGTAAACAGTGCCGAGTATGCTATTGGCAACCAGAGCTTAATGCAGCATATAGGTATCGATGATGTTTCTGCCTATCAACAACAGATTGGTCGACTTGCCCATCAAGGTAAGACCCCTGTATTTGTCGCAAAAAACCAGCGGCTAATCGCAATGATTGCAATAAGCGACCCAATCAAAGAGGATGCAATTGAGGCAATAAGCGCGATGAAAAACAGTGGCCTTAAGGTGGTGTTATTAACCGGCGATAATCAACAAACAGCAAACGCGGTGGCTGATATTGTCGGAATTACCACAGTGTTTGCCAATGTGTTACCTGAACAAAAGCAACAGAAGGTATTAGAGCTACAGCAAAATGGTGAAGTGGTGGCTATGGTTGGTGACGGTATTAATGATGCCCCAGCGTTGATGAGCGCCGATATTGGTCTTGCCATGGGGAGTGGCACTGAAATCGCCATCGAAAGTGCAGACTTTACCTTACTGTCTGCAAGATTGATGGTGGTGGCTGAAACATTGCTGTTAGCAAAGGCCAGCATGCGCAATATCAAACAAAACTTATTTGGCGCCTTTATCTATAACAGTTTAGGGATCCCACTTGCTGCGGGAGTGTTGTTCCCATTTACAGGCATGTTACTCAGTCCCGTGGTGGCGGGCGCTGCAATGGCACTGTCATCATTAACAGTGGTCACCAACGCAAATAGATTACGTAAAGAGAAACTGATGTAA
- a CDS encoding prolyl oligopeptidase family serine peptidase: MRFTFASILTATLLLIVTACDVSPKKDPKVTPAEALPDGVQVADYGSWKSPVDAEHVYDLSDSIGELQVTTGSIYFTIRDESNEGRRGVQRIEENGTVTEAIPSNFDIGSRVHEYGGAPFVAIGNSLFATKYSDQLLYRIAPNQTPFALTPPGTRHADCISNPRASRLICVREDHREAGKVTNQLVGINLSYADEGEVLATGADFYSTPVLSPDQTQLAWVTWQHPNMPWDNTQLWLGEIDNKGAVINVKQVATEQSGSIIQPLFSPSGQLYFIADYSNWWNIYRLNELGQAEIVLAQEGEFAVANWHLGNHNYAFESEQTIVASYNHEGQAGLVRIDTESGVTEPIAVDFADIAYVTKSDNGVIFVGSKETPEKGIYKVHGRAAQLMYAPKLAVMDPNFISRAESVSFKTGDSDTAYGYFYKPENPNFQAPVGQEPPLVMFLHRGPTAQASRVFRRDIQYWTSRGFAVFDLNYRGSTGFGRDYRNSLYGKWGRSDVEDAVRAAGFLVNRGDVDGRKLAIRGSRAGGFTALSAVAYYSTFGAAVSYSGISDVQSFRRHSNKFESNYLERLIGTIDNYKLRSAMNNLSGINEPLLLIQGVNDSLIPAEQTLQLYKAVKQKGTPVAYLEFNDDAANRVSPESKKRALESELSFYGQVFGFKPAGKTPTLIIENIGNLKRR; the protein is encoded by the coding sequence ATGAGATTTACATTTGCATCTATATTAACTGCTACCTTGTTATTGATCGTTACCGCTTGTGACGTTTCGCCTAAAAAGGACCCAAAAGTCACTCCTGCTGAAGCGCTGCCCGATGGCGTTCAGGTGGCTGATTATGGTAGCTGGAAATCCCCAGTTGATGCGGAGCATGTATACGACCTCTCAGACAGTATTGGTGAGCTGCAAGTTACCACTGGTAGTATCTATTTCACCATACGTGATGAAAGTAATGAAGGGCGACGTGGCGTCCAACGCATAGAAGAAAATGGCACTGTTACTGAAGCCATCCCATCGAATTTTGATATAGGCAGCCGGGTACACGAATATGGCGGTGCTCCTTTCGTTGCCATTGGCAATAGTTTGTTTGCCACTAAATACTCCGACCAGCTGTTATACCGCATTGCGCCCAATCAAACACCGTTTGCATTAACGCCCCCAGGAACACGCCATGCTGACTGCATATCAAACCCTAGAGCTTCCCGCTTAATATGCGTTCGTGAAGACCATCGAGAGGCTGGAAAAGTAACAAATCAGCTGGTGGGCATTAATTTAAGTTATGCCGATGAAGGCGAGGTGCTGGCTACAGGCGCCGATTTTTACTCAACACCAGTACTTTCCCCTGATCAAACCCAATTAGCATGGGTGACATGGCAGCACCCGAATATGCCTTGGGACAACACCCAGTTATGGCTTGGTGAAATTGATAACAAAGGCGCCGTTATTAATGTTAAACAGGTGGCGACGGAACAGTCTGGTTCGATTATTCAACCACTTTTTAGCCCTAGTGGACAGCTGTACTTTATTGCTGATTATAGTAACTGGTGGAATATTTACCGTTTAAATGAGCTGGGGCAAGCTGAAATTGTACTGGCACAGGAAGGGGAGTTTGCCGTTGCTAATTGGCATTTAGGTAATCACAACTATGCATTCGAAAGTGAACAGACGATAGTCGCAAGTTACAATCATGAGGGGCAAGCAGGCTTGGTTCGAATTGATACTGAAAGTGGTGTCACAGAACCTATCGCGGTTGATTTTGCTGATATCGCTTATGTCACCAAAAGTGATAATGGAGTGATTTTTGTTGGTTCTAAAGAGACGCCGGAAAAAGGGATTTATAAAGTGCATGGCCGCGCTGCACAGCTGATGTATGCGCCCAAATTGGCGGTCATGGACCCCAACTTCATCTCAAGAGCTGAAAGTGTTAGCTTTAAAACGGGTGATAGTGACACCGCTTACGGATACTTCTACAAACCAGAGAACCCCAACTTTCAAGCGCCAGTAGGGCAAGAACCACCACTGGTGATGTTTTTGCACCGTGGCCCAACTGCGCAAGCAAGTCGAGTCTTTAGGCGAGATATTCAATATTGGACCAGCCGCGGCTTCGCCGTTTTTGATCTGAACTATCGTGGCAGTACAGGTTTTGGTAGGGATTACCGCAATAGTTTATATGGTAAGTGGGGTCGTTCGGATGTAGAAGATGCTGTTCGCGCCGCAGGCTTCTTAGTTAATCGAGGTGATGTAGACGGTCGTAAATTGGCGATTAGAGGTTCCCGAGCGGGTGGCTTTACAGCACTGTCAGCGGTTGCTTATTACAGTACTTTTGGTGCGGCGGTGAGTTACTCAGGCATTAGTGACGTTCAGTCATTTAGACGACATTCCAATAAGTTTGAAAGTAACTATTTAGAAAGACTGATTGGAACAATCGATAACTATAAACTTCGTTCGGCAATGAATAATTTATCTGGGATCAATGAGCCATTGTTGCTTATTCAAGGGGTGAATGATTCATTGATCCCCGCTGAACAAACATTGCAGCTTTATAAAGCGGTTAAACAAAAAGGAACGCCTGTCGCCTACTTAGAGTTCAATGACGACGCAGCCAATCGCGTCTCTCCTGAAAGTAAAAAACGGGCACTTGAATCTGAGTTATCTTTCTACGGTCAGGTGTTTGGTTTTAAGCCTGCTGGGAAAACACCAACGCTTATCATTGAGAATATCGGTAACTTAAAACGCAGATAA
- the cueR gene encoding Cu(I)-responsive transcriptional regulator, translating to MKIGTVAKLTNLSVKSIRYYHDIGLVIGGKNDNGYREYTQSHVDALSFIQHCRALGFTLEDCKALLDLQQDSQRNAADVKALAQHHLDDVEQRIAHLSNLKKQLQHLIHDCKGGKQPNCAILKGLSPTP from the coding sequence ATGAAAATTGGTACAGTGGCAAAACTGACTAATTTGTCAGTAAAAAGCATACGTTATTACCATGATATTGGTCTGGTGATAGGAGGGAAGAATGACAATGGCTACCGAGAGTATACCCAGAGTCACGTTGATGCGCTGAGCTTCATACAGCACTGCCGCGCATTGGGCTTTACCTTAGAAGATTGTAAGGCGCTGCTAGATCTACAGCAAGATAGCCAGCGCAATGCTGCAGATGTGAAAGCACTAGCTCAGCACCACCTCGATGACGTCGAGCAAAGGATTGCTCACTTGAGCAATTTGAAAAAACAATTACAGCATTTAATTCACGATTGCAAAGGCGGGAAACAACCTAACTGTGCCATTCTAAAGGGGCTTAGTCCAACCCCTTAA
- a CDS encoding type II secretion system protein GspG codes for MDSNIDYSKYSLVELIDVRENIDREAYPDRFNEVNRLITEQMLEKNRTIEQTKDSAGCLAYVIGGMSFIPLIGVLFGIIAIVWGFKVKHSKLKYVGSAGILFTVILYGSLGYFGFVQEDGVYDELRATMAKTQLTSAVQAIEFYKVQNGSYPESLEVLQKSLPENSMVFLNDSTQVNMGEVKLYYYEVINENSYHIRSYGRDGLINTPDDILPNPIMNVGLIADYQVESGL; via the coding sequence ATGGATTCCAATATAGATTACTCAAAATACTCCCTTGTAGAACTTATCGATGTTCGAGAGAACATAGACCGAGAAGCATATCCAGATCGTTTTAACGAGGTGAACAGGCTAATTACGGAGCAGATGCTAGAGAAAAATAGGACAATTGAGCAAACTAAAGACTCTGCAGGATGTTTAGCATACGTAATCGGAGGTATGTCTTTTATACCATTGATAGGTGTTTTATTTGGAATCATTGCCATTGTATGGGGTTTTAAAGTTAAACATTCAAAGCTCAAATATGTCGGGTCGGCAGGTATTCTCTTTACAGTGATTTTATATGGTTCCCTTGGTTACTTTGGTTTTGTCCAAGAAGACGGTGTTTATGACGAACTTCGAGCAACAATGGCGAAAACTCAACTGACAAGTGCTGTTCAAGCTATCGAATTTTATAAAGTTCAAAATGGAAGTTACCCGGAATCTCTGGAAGTATTGCAGAAATCACTTCCTGAAAATTCAATGGTGTTTTTGAACGACTCTACTCAAGTCAATATGGGTGAGGTGAAACTGTATTACTATGAGGTTATTAACGAGAACTCATATCATATTCGTTCTTATGGAAGAGATGGGCTAATAAATACGCCAGACGATATTTTACCTAACCCAATAATGAATGTTGGTTTAATCGCTGATTACCAAGTGGAAAGTGGTTTATAA
- a CDS encoding SDR family oxidoreductase has protein sequence MDLKDKVVVITGGAGGLGYAMAENLAAAGAKLALIDVDQEKLEKACANLGATTEVQGYALDITDEEDVFSGFQFIKEDFGQVNVLINNAGILRDGLMLKAKEGQVIDRMSFDQFQSVINVNLTGTFLCGREAAAAMIETGQEGVIINISSLAKAGNMGQSNYSASKAGVAAMSVGWAKELARYNIRSAAVAPGVIETEMTAAMKPEALERLEKMVPVGRLGQAEEIASTIRFIIENDYVNGRVFEIDGGIRL, from the coding sequence ATGGATTTAAAAGATAAGGTAGTTGTTATCACTGGCGGTGCTGGTGGACTCGGTTACGCAATGGCGGAAAATTTAGCCGCTGCAGGCGCTAAGCTAGCACTTATCGATGTTGACCAAGAGAAGCTGGAAAAGGCTTGTGCCAACCTTGGAGCAACCACAGAAGTTCAAGGTTATGCACTAGACATTACCGACGAAGAAGATGTTTTTTCTGGCTTTCAGTTTATTAAAGAAGATTTTGGTCAAGTTAATGTACTGATCAACAACGCGGGTATTTTGCGTGATGGCTTAATGCTAAAAGCCAAAGAGGGGCAAGTGATTGATCGCATGTCTTTCGACCAGTTTCAGTCAGTGATTAATGTGAATCTTACAGGCACATTCCTATGTGGCCGTGAAGCGGCAGCCGCGATGATCGAAACTGGGCAGGAGGGAGTTATTATTAACATCTCTAGTCTGGCTAAAGCGGGTAACATGGGGCAGTCAAACTACTCAGCCTCTAAAGCTGGCGTGGCGGCGATGAGTGTCGGTTGGGCGAAAGAGCTTGCGCGTTATAATATCCGTAGTGCAGCAGTCGCTCCTGGGGTGATTGAAACAGAAATGACTGCGGCAATGAAGCCTGAAGCATTAGAGCGACTAGAAAAAATGGTGCCGGTTGGTCGTTTAGGTCAAGCCGAAGAGATTGCATCAACAATACGCTTTATCATTGAAAACGACTATGTAAATGGTCGTGTATTTGAAATTGATGGCGGTATTCGTTTGTAA
- a CDS encoding GNAT family N-acetyltransferase, whose product MDAALGLRSFFANYSQALLRPLLRRYTFKDYILSVMETDRLEFREINSKDLIDLRLVLSDPEVMKYSIVGVHNDSEIQKYIDNCQQQYRANGFGQWAIFSKSDASFVGVCGLNSHVVESNDLLHVSYRLASSQQGKGFASEATIAVAEFCKHQLKLDNISALIDPENIPSLKVAKRAGFLFRKSSAIQGFNVDIYQMAFVGEI is encoded by the coding sequence ATGGACGCTGCTCTTGGCTTGCGCTCATTCTTCGCTAATTATAGCCAAGCATTATTACGCCCATTATTGAGGCGTTATACCTTTAAGGATTATATTTTGAGTGTCATGGAGACTGATAGATTAGAATTTCGTGAAATCAATTCAAAAGACTTAATTGATTTACGACTTGTTTTGTCTGACCCTGAAGTTATGAAATATTCAATTGTTGGTGTTCACAATGATAGTGAAATACAAAAATATATTGATAATTGCCAACAACAATATCGTGCTAATGGTTTTGGTCAATGGGCTATATTTTCAAAGTCAGACGCTAGTTTTGTTGGTGTTTGCGGACTAAATTCACATGTGGTTGAAAGCAATGATTTACTGCATGTTAGCTATAGGTTAGCGTCTTCTCAACAAGGAAAAGGTTTTGCTTCAGAAGCTACAATTGCAGTAGCTGAGTTTTGCAAACATCAATTAAAATTAGATAATATTTCAGCTTTAATAGACCCTGAGAACATACCTTCTCTTAAGGTTGCTAAAAGAGCTGGATTTTTATTTAGAAAATCATCTGCAATTCAAGGTTTTAATGTTGATATCTATCAAATGGCTTTTGTCGGTGAGATTTAA